In a single window of the Prinia subflava isolate CZ2003 ecotype Zambia chromosome 3, Cam_Psub_1.2, whole genome shotgun sequence genome:
- the RSPH1 gene encoding LOW QUALITY PROTEIN: radial spoke head 1 homolog (The sequence of the model RefSeq protein was modified relative to this genomic sequence to represent the inferred CDS: deleted 1 base in 1 codon) — protein MSDLGSEEGSEAGEAAQGIGEYEGDRNSEGQRHGFGKALLPNGDTYEGQYERGLRSGTGTYRFKNGAIYTGSYLQNKKHGKGVFFYPDGSKYAGDWADDQRQGYGEYTYANGDTYTGEWANNKRHGQGTYVYKDTGSKYVGCWVNGIQDGPAELIHLKYRFKGRFLNGKPLGRGKFIFDIGCEQHGEYIQPMQEKADEEEEEPAPLPVEPTWKALEITKLTPWTPHSEELLSSNTGAAEAAVTEEGEDHEPSSEVLDPASDAEGEGEEREEEENEGQEDTEITGG, from the exons ATGTCGGACCTGGGCTCCGAGGAGGGCTCCGAGGCCGGGGAGGCCGCGCAGGGCATCGGG GAGTATGAAGGCGATCGCAATTCCGAAGGGCAGCGGCATGGATTTGGGAAGGCCCTGCTCCCCAATGGTGACACTTACGAGGGGCAATACGAGCGTGGTTTGAGGAGTGGAACT GGGACCTACAGGTTT AAAAACGGTGCTATCTACACTGGGAGCTaccttcaaaacaaaaagcatgGCAAAGGTGTATTTTTTTATCCAGATGGATCAAAATATGCAG GAGACTGGGCAGATGACCAGAGACAGGGCTACGGAGAATATACGTATGCAAATGGAGACACCTATACTGGAGAATGGGCTAACAACAAGAG GCATGGGCAAGGCACATATGTCTATAAAGACACAGGATCTAAGTATGTTGGTTGTTGGGTAAATGGAATCCAGGATGGCCCAGCTGAACTTATCCACCTAAAGTACAGATTTAAGGGCAGGTTTCTCAATGGAAAG CCTTTAGGTCGTGGCAAATTCATCTTTGATATTGGATGTGAGCAGCATGGTGAATACATACAACCAATGCAG GAAAAAGCGGACGAAGAAGAGGAGGAACCAGCACCATTACCTGTTGAACCAACATGGAAAGCATTAGAAATTACCAAATTAACACCCTGGACTCCCCATTCTGAGGAGCTACTGTCCTCCAAtactggagcagcagaggcagcag TCACTGAGGAGGGTGAAGATCATGAGCCCTCCAGTGAAGTTCTTGACCCAGCAAGCGATGCAGAAGGGGAAGgtgaggaaagggaggaagaagaaaacgAAGGTCAGGAGGATACAG AAATTACTGGTGGATGA